AAGTATGTATAGTTACTATCCATGGTATGGTTATCCAGTTCAAGGTTACGAAACTCCCTCCCCTTATGACATGATGCGGCAAGGAAACGGCAATGGCATGTACGGATATGGGATGAATGGCATGAATGGGATGAATGGCATGAACGGCATGAACGGCATGAATGGCATGAATGGGATGAATGGCACGAACGGCATGAATGGCATGAATGGTGCGGATATGCTTCCAATTGAACAATCTTACATCGAAAACATTTTGCGGCTGAATCGCGGGAAACCTGCAACAGTTTATATGACATTTGAAAATAATCCAGAATGGCAAGCAAGGGTTTTCCATGGAATTATAGATGAAGCCGGCCGAGACCATATTATATTAAGAGATGAACGAAATAATAAATGGTATTTACTATTAATGGTGTATTTAGACTATATCGTTTTTGATGAAGAAATTGAATACCAGTATCCATTTGAAGACGGCCCTGGTGCTTTTCAAGAATAACCTCACCTTGATCAATTTTATTAATGTTTATTTTTTTCCTCATTTAGGTTATTAGAAAATATAATGCAAGTTGTAAGAAGCAGCGTATCCCCCGTGGCGGCGCTGCTTTTTCGTTTATCCTAAAAATTTGATCATATCTCTTGAAAGTCAAAAAAGGTCAATGTATAATACAACTACAAGGTCAAAGATAGTCAAAGTCAAAGCAAATGATTTGATCTTTTTTGATTGTAGAAGTTATGATACCCATCCAAAGGATCTAAGAAAAGCGCAAACGCCCTTGTCAGCCTCGACAGGTAAATGTTCTCCAGGCAATGAAGGCGCTTTTTGCCTTTAATAACTGGAGGTTATTTAACCCCGAGAGGCTGGGAGCTGAAGCTAGACATCAAGCGCATACTTTCCTAACAGTGTAAAACAACAAAGAATTATTCTTTCTTTATAAAAATATTTACGTAAAAGTAAAGGAGGTACACGTATTATGAGACGATGTGAAAACTGCAAACAGCGTCAGGCACGCATTGAACTAAATATGAACGTTAATGGCCATCATCAAAAAATGCATCTATGCGACATTTGTTACCGTGAAGTCCGCAATGATATGAAACAGCCTTCTGGTT
This DNA window, taken from Alteribacillus bidgolensis, encodes the following:
- the gerQ gene encoding spore coat protein GerQ, with the translated sequence MYSYYPWYGYPVQGYETPSPYDMMRQGNGNGMYGYGMNGMNGMNGMNGMNGMNGMNGMNGTNGMNGMNGADMLPIEQSYIENILRLNRGKPATVYMTFENNPEWQARVFHGIIDEAGRDHIILRDERNNKWYLLLMVYLDYIVFDEEIEYQYPFEDGPGAFQE